A stretch of Blattabacterium cuenoti DNA encodes these proteins:
- a CDS encoding TrmH family RNA methyltransferase: MAIKGNFSPKKIFICEKIFYEYNIIQSFRPITYFINKKIFNKLAYRDNSGGIIACFIENTLTKLEDIKITNNFFIIILDGVEKPGNIGSMLRTAESVNISFIILCNIKTYIYNSNVIRCSLGSVFTIKIFIEKIESVIYWLKKNKIKIVVTGFHKHGKAINLYQTKLNYSKLAIIFGSENKGISNVWLNIANKIITIPMFGNIDSLNVSNAMSIIIYEIFRQRNYII, from the coding sequence ATGGCTATAAAAGGAAATTTTTCTCCAAAAAAAATTTTCATATGTGAAAAAATATTTTATGAATATAATATAATTCAATCATTTCGTCCTATCACTTATTTTATTAATAAAAAGATATTTAATAAATTAGCATATAGAGATAACTCAGGCGGAATTATAGCTTGTTTTATTGAAAATACTTTAACTAAATTAGAAGATATAAAAATAACTAACAATTTTTTTATCATTATATTAGATGGAGTAGAAAAACCGGGAAATATAGGATCTATGTTAAGAACTGCTGAATCGGTTAATATTTCATTCATTATATTATGTAATATAAAAACTTATATTTATAATTCTAATGTTATCAGATGTAGTTTAGGAAGTGTATTTACAATAAAAATTTTTATAGAAAAAATAGAATCTGTTATTTATTGGTTGAAAAAAAACAAAATAAAAATTGTAGTAACAGGATTTCATAAACATGGAAAAGCAATAAATTTATACCAAACTAAATTAAACTATTCCAAGTTAGCTATTATTTTTGGATCTGAAAATAAAGGAATTTCTAATGTATGGTTAAACATAGCTAATAAAATTATAACTATTCCTATGTTTGGAAATATAGATTCATTAAATGTGAGTAACGCTATGTCTATCATAATATATGAGATTTTTAGACAAAGAAATTATATTATATAA
- a CDS encoding deoxycytidylate deaminase: protein MIDTIYMKIAIELSKLSFCKKKQVGAIIVKNNRIISNGYNRTPNGFDQTCEDENGKTKWDVIHAEENAILKTASSFLSCKGSTIYVTHFPCKGCCKLIYQSNIKRIIYLYTENQDHDSIMFLKQLKIKIKKLSFIS from the coding sequence ATGATAGATACAATTTATATGAAAATAGCTATAGAATTATCAAAATTATCTTTTTGTAAAAAAAAACAAGTAGGAGCTATCATAGTTAAAAATAATAGAATTATATCTAATGGATATAACCGAACTCCAAATGGATTTGATCAAACATGTGAAGATGAAAATGGAAAAACAAAATGGGATGTAATACATGCAGAAGAAAATGCTATATTAAAAACAGCTTCTTCTTTTTTATCTTGTAAAGGATCTACTATATACGTTACACATTTTCCTTGTAAAGGATGTTGTAAATTAATTTATCAATCCAATATTAAAAGAATCATATATTTGTATACAGAAAATCAAGATCATGATAGTATCATGTTTTTGAAACAATTAAAGATAAAAATAAAAAAATTATCTTTTATTTCATGA
- the ureC gene encoding urease subunit alpha, producing the protein MKKINRESYASMYGPTKGDRIRLGDTSLWIEIEKDYTIYGDECVFGGGKVIRDGMGQHPLATNNEGVLDLVLTNAIIVDHWGIVKADIGIKNGIIVGIGKSGNPYFMDGVTSNMYIGAGTEVISSENKIVTSGSIDSHVHYICPQLFEVALENGTTTIIGGGSGPATGTIATNCTSGVWNIQRMLKSTDHFPINLIFLANGNSSNPKAIIEQIEAGAGGLKIHEDWGSTPYVIDQCLNISEKLDVQVNIHTDSLNESGYVEDTLKIFKGRTIHTYHTEGAGGGHAPDLLKVISFSNVLPSSTSPTMPYTCNTIDEHLDMLMICHHLDSNLPEDKAFAKSRIRSETISAEGILHDIGAISMTSSDSQAMGRIGEIVKRTWQTADKMKKQRGSLHEEKSEKNDNFRVKRYISKYTINPAITHGISEYVGSIHIGKMADLVLWTPSFFGVKPEIVIKSGMIVYAGMGDPNATIPTPQPFMYRKMFGFFEPKLSSIFVSIHAINHSFFEKNEIKKQIKIIKGCRFLSKKNMILNGETPNLEVDPKNYNVYINGEKIRSKPSNVLPLSQRYFLF; encoded by the coding sequence ATGAAAAAAATAAATAGAGAGTCTTATGCAAGTATGTATGGGCCCACCAAAGGAGATAGAATTCGTCTGGGAGATACCTCATTATGGATTGAAATTGAAAAAGATTATACTATTTATGGAGATGAATGTGTTTTTGGAGGAGGAAAAGTTATTAGAGATGGAATGGGACAACATCCATTGGCTACAAATAATGAAGGAGTTCTAGATTTAGTATTAACTAACGCTATTATTGTTGATCATTGGGGAATTGTAAAAGCAGATATTGGAATTAAAAATGGAATTATTGTTGGAATAGGAAAATCAGGAAATCCATATTTTATGGATGGAGTAACATCCAATATGTATATTGGAGCTGGAACAGAAGTTATTTCTTCCGAAAATAAAATTGTAACATCTGGAAGTATAGATAGTCATGTTCATTACATATGTCCACAATTATTTGAAGTAGCATTGGAAAATGGAACCACTACTATTATTGGTGGAGGATCGGGTCCAGCTACTGGAACAATAGCTACAAATTGCACTTCAGGAGTATGGAATATTCAGAGAATGTTAAAAAGTACAGATCATTTTCCTATTAACTTAATTTTTCTTGCAAATGGTAATAGTTCTAATCCTAAAGCGATAATTGAACAAATAGAAGCTGGAGCTGGTGGACTAAAAATACATGAAGATTGGGGAAGTACCCCTTATGTGATAGACCAATGTTTAAATATTTCTGAAAAGTTAGATGTACAAGTTAATATACATACAGATTCACTCAATGAATCAGGTTATGTAGAAGATACTTTAAAAATATTCAAAGGACGTACTATTCACACTTATCATACAGAAGGAGCTGGTGGGGGACATGCTCCTGATTTACTAAAAGTAATTTCATTTTCTAATGTTTTGCCATCATCTACAAGTCCTACTATGCCTTATACTTGTAACACAATAGATGAACATCTAGATATGTTAATGATTTGCCACCACCTAGATTCTAATCTTCCGGAAGATAAGGCTTTTGCTAAATCACGTATTCGATCTGAAACTATTAGTGCAGAAGGAATTTTACATGATATAGGAGCTATTAGTATGACTAGTTCAGATTCCCAAGCTATGGGACGTATAGGAGAGATAGTGAAACGAACATGGCAAACAGCTGATAAAATGAAAAAACAAAGAGGATCTCTTCATGAAGAAAAAAGTGAAAAAAATGATAATTTTAGAGTGAAAAGATATATTTCTAAATATACGATTAATCCTGCCATTACCCATGGTATATCAGAATATGTTGGATCTATTCATATTGGAAAAATGGCAGATTTAGTATTATGGACCCCCTCTTTTTTTGGAGTAAAACCAGAAATTGTCATTAAAAGTGGAATGATTGTATATGCAGGAATGGGGGATCCTAATGCTACTATTCCTACGCCACAACCATTCATGTATCGTAAAATGTTTGGTTTTTTTGAACCAAAATTAAGCAGTATTTTTGTTTCTATACATGCTATTAATCATAGTTTTTTTGAAAAAAATGAAATAAAAAAACAAATTAAAATCATAAAAGGATGTCGATTTTTATCTAAAAAAAATATGATATTAAATGGAGAAACTCCAAATTTAGAAGTAGATCCAAAAAATTATAATGTTTATATAAATGGAGAGAAAATAAGATCTAAACCTTCTAATGTCTTACCGCTTTCTCAAAGATATTTTTTATTCTAA
- a CDS encoding urease subunit gamma has protein sequence MHLTSYEKEKILLYMAGELAKKRLKRGLRLNYPESVALITHYVMEGARDGKTVKELMIEAGNILNNEQVMDGVYELIHHVQIEATFPDGTKLVTIHNPIKKNKKEDSNIIPGQYDLLEEDIVLLPGRSRIERIVSNTGSRPIQVGSHFHFYETNLSLLFEREGTKGYRLDIPSGRSIRFEPGETKEIILVEIGGSKKIYGFSGKGNTNKI, from the coding sequence ATGCATTTAACTTCTTATGAAAAGGAAAAAATTCTTCTATATATGGCTGGAGAATTAGCAAAGAAACGTTTGAAAAGAGGATTAAGATTAAATTATCCTGAATCTGTAGCTTTAATTACTCATTATGTCATGGAAGGAGCACGTGATGGAAAAACAGTAAAAGAACTTATGATAGAAGCAGGTAATATACTTAATAATGAACAAGTTATGGATGGAGTATATGAATTAATTCATCACGTTCAAATAGAAGCTACTTTTCCAGATGGAACAAAATTAGTAACGATACACAATCCCATTAAGAAAAATAAAAAAGAAGATTCTAATATAATTCCAGGACAATATGACCTCTTAGAAGAAGATATTGTTTTATTACCTGGTAGATCTCGTATAGAAAGAATAGTATCTAATACTGGAAGTCGTCCTATTCAAGTGGGATCCCATTTTCATTTTTATGAAACCAATCTATCTCTTCTTTTTGAAAGAGAAGGAACTAAAGGATATAGGTTAGATATCCCTTCAGGTAGGTCTATTCGTTTTGAACCTGGAGAAACGAAAGAAATTATATTAGTAGAGATAGGAGGAAGTAAAAAGATTTATGGGTTTTCAGGAAAAGGAAATACAAATAAGATATGA